One Williamwhitmania taraxaci genomic window carries:
- a CDS encoding TetR/AcrR family transcriptional regulator, producing MVKRHKDKLTEKLIKETAKEVFFAEGKFHATTQEIATKAGVNRALIHYYFRTREQLFELVLQDALNNFASRLTDVVSSDAPFKEKVSSFIEMFTEATMKYPYVDVFIVTEINRNENPKFRILSPELENLMKEKFVPELKKEIANGTIDEISTSQFIVNLLSLCSYPLIAKPIIANMFSLKQREYKAFLKERKNIILNLIFKA from the coding sequence ATGGTAAAGCGACACAAAGACAAACTGACTGAAAAACTTATCAAGGAAACCGCTAAGGAGGTATTCTTTGCAGAAGGAAAGTTTCATGCCACAACCCAGGAGATTGCCACTAAAGCCGGGGTTAATAGAGCTCTCATCCATTACTACTTCCGTACTAGGGAGCAACTTTTCGAGTTGGTGCTACAAGATGCACTCAACAACTTTGCCTCGCGCCTTACCGATGTAGTATCATCGGACGCACCCTTTAAAGAAAAGGTATCGTCATTTATTGAGATGTTCACCGAGGCCACAATGAAATATCCTTACGTGGATGTATTTATTGTTACCGAGATTAACCGCAATGAGAATCCTAAGTTTAGGATACTCTCCCCAGAACTCGAGAACCTCATGAAAGAGAAGTTTGTGCCTGAACTGAAGAAGGAAATTGCAAATGGTACTATTGATGAGATTTCCACAAGCCAATTTATTGTGAACCTTCTCTCTCTTTGCTCTTACCCGCTCATTGCAAAACCAATCATTGCAAACATGTTTAGTCTTAAACAACGAGAGTATAAGGCGTTTCTTAAGGAGAGAAAAAATATTATTTTAAACCTGATTTTTAAAGCTTAG
- a CDS encoding HAD family hydrolase, translating to MPYKGFIFDFNGTLFWDTPLHDKAWGLFLERHGYSLTHEEMAHVIHGKMNKDILPAISQNQLTQENIAMYADEKELIYRELCLQHGMTLAPGAINLLNNLVTMGVRCAIATASPAVNVHFYIEQFGLHKWFRSNTIICDNGEYRSKPFPDLFIEAAKQINLPPDLCIVAEDSLAGLKAAINARAGKIYCVGPASIITDSSVETISHFDQVDLSLF from the coding sequence ATGCCATACAAAGGTTTTATTTTTGATTTTAATGGCACTCTCTTTTGGGATACTCCTCTGCACGATAAAGCATGGGGATTATTTCTGGAAAGGCATGGTTACTCACTCACCCATGAAGAGATGGCCCATGTAATTCATGGGAAAATGAATAAGGATATACTGCCTGCAATTTCCCAGAACCAACTAACACAGGAAAACATCGCCATGTATGCCGATGAAAAGGAACTCATATACAGAGAACTTTGCCTGCAGCACGGGATGACCCTTGCCCCTGGAGCTATAAATCTGCTGAACAATCTAGTAACCATGGGTGTGAGATGTGCCATAGCAACGGCTTCTCCTGCGGTTAATGTGCATTTCTATATTGAGCAATTTGGCCTGCATAAATGGTTTCGGTCCAACACCATAATATGCGACAATGGAGAATACCGTAGTAAACCCTTCCCCGATCTATTTATTGAAGCAGCAAAACAGATTAACCTTCCTCCCGATTTGTGCATAGTAGCAGAAGACTCGTTGGCAGGTCTTAAGGCAGCTATAAATGCACGCGCAGGTAAGATTTACTGTGTAGGACCTGCATCCATTATTACCGATTCGAGCGTTGAAACAATCTCCCACTTCGACCAAGTTGACCTTTCCCTTTTCTAA
- a CDS encoding CYTH domain-containing protein yields MGIEIERKFLVIKEKWNQADKGPGKLLRQGYILSDPEKTIRVRLTDTDGYLTIKGISRGATRQEYEYLIPQEEAEELLNNFSANEVSKVRYKVEVYGKTWEVDEFLGANEGLIIAEIELDSELESFVSPTWVEKEVTSDIRYYNSNIAQTPYNCWVEK; encoded by the coding sequence ATGGGAATAGAAATCGAACGGAAGTTTTTAGTGATAAAGGAAAAGTGGAATCAGGCTGACAAGGGTCCGGGAAAGTTGCTTCGGCAGGGCTACATCCTCTCCGATCCTGAAAAGACTATCCGAGTAAGGCTTACCGACACCGATGGTTATCTTACCATTAAGGGGATTAGTCGAGGAGCTACAAGGCAGGAGTATGAGTACTTAATTCCACAGGAAGAGGCGGAAGAACTATTAAACAACTTTTCGGCAAATGAAGTGTCAAAAGTGCGCTACAAAGTTGAGGTCTATGGTAAAACTTGGGAGGTGGACGAATTCCTTGGTGCTAATGAAGGATTGATAATTGCTGAAATTGAGCTAGACAGTGAACTCGAATCTTTTGTATCGCCAACCTGGGTCGAGAAGGAGGTAACGAGTGATATTCGCTATTACAACTCTAATATTGCACAAACCCCTTACAATTGTTGGGTAGAAAAATAA